A section of the Ranitomeya imitator isolate aRanImi1 chromosome 7, aRanImi1.pri, whole genome shotgun sequence genome encodes:
- the ATP5MC3 gene encoding ATP synthase F(0) complex subunit C3, mitochondrial yields MYACAKFVSTPSLIRAGSSALYRPISASVLSRPEVRPGEGSALLSGTQNPCTQLVLRQIQTSAISRDIDTAAKFIGAGAATVGVAGSGAGIGTVFGSLIIGYARNPSLKQQLFSYAILGFALSEAMGLFCLMVAFLILFAM; encoded by the exons ATGTACGCCTGCGCCAAGTTCGTGTCCACCCCTTCTCTG ATCCGTGCTGGATCCAGCGCTCTGTACAGACCAATCTCTGCATCAGTCTTGTCTCGACCAGAGGTCCGACCTGGAGAG GGAAGCGCACTCCTCAGTGGGACACAGAACCCCTGCACCCAGCTGGTATTGAGGCAAATCCAGACCAGTGCCATCAGCAGGGACATTGACACTGCTGCTAAATTTATTGGTGCTGGTGCTGCCACAGTAGGTGTGGCTGGCTCTGGTGCTGGTATTGGAACAGTTTTTGGTAGTCTCATCATTGGTTATGCCAG AAATCCTTCCTTGAAACAGCAGCTGTTTTCCTACGCCATCTTGGGATTTGCCCTGTCTGAAGCTATGGGTCTGTTTTGTTTGATGGTTGCTTTCCTGATTTTATTCGCCATGTAA